A stretch of the Pirellulales bacterium genome encodes the following:
- a CDS encoding sulfatase, with amino-acid sequence MPSTAQRCCRWLIGCWLVLAGASLTYAARPNFVILMTDDQRYDALSAAGNTILKTPNIDRLAAEGVHFRNAFVTNALCAPSRASLLTGTYSHTHGVIDNNQRRIDPALPFLPDLLRQAGYRVAFCGKSHVAGALRDRKWDYYFGFKGQGDYLRPMLAEGVDGKDKLYDGYMDDVVTDKAVTWLKQQGAEPFCLFLWFKAPHRSWQRARRHHDLFRDVVIPKPQTYDDDLRGYPGKPRAFALADNKIGDFADVRTVEGMVKDYYATVVAVDENVGKVLNTLDAMGRAGDTLVMYTSDNGFFHGEWRLFDKRLMHEPSIRVPLLMRLPKLARTAVRDEMALNIDIAPTLLDLAEIEIPVGMQGRSLKPLLSGGAAPWRKDWLYEYFEFPGVHSVRKHRGVRTETHKLIHYYEAPEEFELYDLARDPQERDNLHGRAEYRELENQLLRRIEELRRETDDPDLARQ; translated from the coding sequence ATGCCGAGCACTGCTCAACGATGTTGCCGCTGGTTGATTGGCTGCTGGCTCGTCCTGGCCGGCGCCTCGCTGACTTATGCGGCCCGGCCGAATTTTGTGATCCTCATGACCGACGACCAACGCTACGACGCGTTGTCGGCCGCCGGCAACACCATTCTGAAAACTCCGAACATCGACCGCCTTGCGGCAGAAGGCGTGCACTTTCGTAACGCGTTTGTCACCAACGCGCTGTGCGCCCCCAGCCGCGCCAGCCTGCTCACGGGAACCTACTCGCACACGCATGGCGTGATCGACAACAACCAGCGCCGCATTGATCCTGCCCTGCCCTTCTTGCCCGACCTGTTGCGCCAAGCGGGCTATCGCGTGGCCTTTTGCGGCAAGTCGCATGTGGCCGGTGCGCTGCGCGACCGAAAGTGGGACTACTACTTTGGCTTCAAGGGACAAGGCGATTATCTGCGGCCGATGCTCGCCGAAGGCGTGGACGGCAAGGACAAGCTGTACGACGGGTACATGGACGATGTCGTCACCGACAAGGCCGTCACCTGGTTGAAACAGCAGGGCGCGGAGCCATTCTGCTTGTTTCTGTGGTTTAAGGCGCCGCATCGCAGTTGGCAACGCGCGCGACGTCATCACGACTTGTTTCGCGATGTCGTGATTCCCAAACCCCAGACGTACGACGACGATCTGCGCGGCTATCCCGGCAAGCCGCGAGCCTTCGCCCTGGCCGACAACAAGATCGGCGATTTCGCCGATGTGCGCACGGTGGAAGGCATGGTCAAGGACTACTACGCAACTGTTGTGGCCGTCGACGAGAATGTGGGCAAAGTGTTGAACACGCTCGATGCGATGGGGCGCGCTGGCGACACCCTGGTGATGTACACGTCCGACAACGGCTTTTTTCATGGCGAGTGGCGATTGTTCGACAAGCGCTTGATGCATGAGCCATCGATTCGCGTGCCGCTCCTGATGCGCTTGCCGAAGTTGGCCCGGACTGCGGTGCGCGACGAAATGGCGCTAAACATCGATATTGCGCCCACCCTGCTCGACCTGGCCGAAATCGAAATTCCCGTCGGCATGCAGGGCCGCAGCCTCAAACCACTGCTGTCGGGCGGCGCCGCGCCATGGCGAAAGGACTGGCTCTATGAGTACTTCGAGTTTCCCGGGGTTCACTCGGTGCGCAAGCATCGGGGAGTGCGCACCGAGACGCACAAGCTGATCCATTATTACGAAGCGCCCGAGGAGTTTGAGCTCTACGATCTGGCGCGCGATCCGCAGGAGCGCGACAACTTGCATGGCCGCGCGGAATATCGCGAACTGGAAAACCAACTCCTGCGCCGCATCGAAGAACTTCGTCGCGAAACCGACGACCCGGATCTTGCGCGACAATAA
- a CDS encoding CBS domain-containing protein, giving the protein MDIQFNLNTESVQQVATSPAVCVESAASLREVMSALQRDASGSALVCHAGKLVGIFTERDALRLMAADADWDAAIETVMTRQPVTVSAEDTVSSAIQRMSRGRYRRLPVVDRENRPLGLLKASAIMHYLVEHFPTTVYNQPPVTQVAMQDREGA; this is encoded by the coding sequence ATGGATATTCAGTTCAATCTAAATACAGAGTCGGTTCAGCAAGTCGCGACGTCGCCCGCCGTGTGCGTTGAAAGCGCGGCGAGTCTCCGCGAGGTGATGTCGGCCCTGCAGCGTGACGCCAGTGGCAGCGCCCTGGTTTGCCATGCAGGCAAATTGGTCGGAATTTTCACCGAACGCGATGCGTTGCGATTGATGGCCGCGGACGCCGATTGGGACGCTGCCATCGAAACGGTCATGACGCGCCAACCGGTAACGGTGTCCGCGGAGGACACCGTATCGAGCGCGATCCAGCGCATGTCGCGCGGGCGCTACCGACGTTTGCCCGTGGTCGACCGCGAGAATCGCCCCTTGGGCCTGTTGAAGGCCTCCGCCATCATGCACTACCTGGTCGAACACTTTCCGACCACGGTTTACAACCAACCCCCCGTTACGCAAGTCGCGATGCAGGATCGTGAGGGCGCTTAA
- the ribB gene encoding 3,4-dihydroxy-2-butanone-4-phosphate synthase has product MADEFSSIDDAAAALARGEVIIVVDAEDREDEGDFVCAAEMATPERVNFMIRGGGLVCMPILPDVCERLKLHPVVESNTAPLGTPFTVQVDHRSCKTGITAAERSLTIQSIIDPETKPGDFVRPGHVFPLVAKEGGVLRRAGHTEATVDLCRIAGLTPAGVLCEVLNESGDRANRRELFEIARRHKLQICSIEDLIRYRRRMEKLVFRLAETVIPTKRYGDLTVIAYGVKYESSEPVALVKGDPTSVAAPLVRLHSSCFTGDLIESLRCDCGDQLHMALDMIHREGTGVLVYLIQEGRGIGLVEKLKAYSLQDKGLDTVEANLALGYKADVRDYGVGIQLLKDLGLTNVRLLTNNPKKTDAFIYGGFDLHVVDQVPITPPPNVHNAKYLATKREKMGHRLPEPQIGKSSAKSSGNGATPPVGEAAAE; this is encoded by the coding sequence GTGGCCGATGAGTTCTCTTCCATTGACGATGCGGCAGCGGCCTTGGCGCGCGGCGAAGTCATTATTGTCGTCGATGCCGAAGACCGAGAAGACGAAGGCGACTTTGTCTGCGCCGCCGAGATGGCCACGCCCGAGCGGGTCAACTTCATGATCCGCGGCGGCGGACTCGTCTGTATGCCGATCCTGCCCGACGTCTGCGAGCGGCTAAAACTCCACCCCGTGGTCGAGTCCAACACAGCTCCGTTAGGCACCCCCTTCACGGTCCAGGTGGATCATCGCTCGTGCAAGACCGGCATCACCGCGGCTGAGCGATCGTTGACCATCCAATCGATCATCGACCCCGAAACCAAACCCGGCGATTTTGTGCGCCCGGGGCACGTGTTTCCACTGGTGGCCAAAGAAGGTGGCGTGCTGCGCCGCGCCGGCCACACCGAGGCCACCGTTGATCTGTGCCGCATTGCCGGGCTCACGCCGGCGGGCGTGCTTTGCGAGGTGCTCAACGAATCGGGAGACCGCGCCAATCGCCGCGAGCTTTTCGAAATTGCCCGCCGGCACAAGCTGCAAATTTGCTCGATCGAAGATCTCATCCGCTACCGCCGCCGCATGGAAAAACTGGTGTTTCGCCTGGCGGAAACGGTCATTCCCACCAAACGGTATGGCGACCTCACCGTGATCGCCTATGGTGTGAAGTACGAATCGAGCGAGCCGGTCGCGCTCGTCAAGGGCGACCCCACCTCCGTCGCCGCGCCGCTGGTGCGGTTGCATTCGTCCTGCTTCACGGGCGATCTGATCGAGTCGCTGCGCTGCGACTGCGGTGATCAGCTTCACATGGCCCTCGACATGATTCACCGCGAGGGAACCGGCGTGCTCGTGTACCTCATTCAAGAGGGGCGCGGCATCGGACTTGTCGAAAAGCTCAAGGCGTACAGCCTGCAAGACAAAGGACTAGATACGGTCGAGGCCAACCTGGCGCTCGGCTACAAAGCCGACGTGCGCGATTACGGCGTCGGCATCCAACTGCTCAAGGATCTTGGGCTGACCAACGTGCGGCTACTGACCAACAATCCCAAAAAGACAGACGCCTTCATCTACGGCGGTTTCGATCTGCATGTGGTCGATCAAGTGCCGATCACGCCGCCGCCCAACGTCCACAACGCCAAGTATCTGGCGACCAAGCGAGAAAAAATGGGGCACCGTCTGCCGGAGCCTCAAATCGGCAAATCGAGCGCCAAGTCAAGCGGTAATGGGGCCACTCCGCCGGTCGGCGAGGCTGCGGCAGAGTAA
- a CDS encoding MoaD/ThiS family protein — protein MATVYLPTQLREAAGGNTQFELPGSTVRELVSALAAQHPGIEDRLIDDNELARGLAVSIDGSVAPLGLLAKVKLTSEVHFLPAIGGG, from the coding sequence ATGGCGACTGTCTATCTGCCAACGCAACTTCGCGAAGCTGCCGGCGGCAATACTCAATTCGAACTGCCGGGCAGCACGGTGCGCGAGCTGGTGAGCGCCCTCGCGGCGCAACATCCGGGCATTGAAGATCGCTTGATCGACGACAACGAACTGGCGCGCGGTTTGGCCGTCTCGATCGACGGCAGCGTGGCGCCGTTGGGGCTTTTGGCCAAAGTGAAGTTGACGAGCGAGGTGCATTTCTTGCCGGCCATTGGCGGCGGATAA
- a CDS encoding CBS domain-containing protein, with amino-acid sequence MSACPSCGHDNIAGADECSHCQQTLVFLTKPHAKSVLERNLLKDTIAALAPHEPVLVHRDTTLDEVLRRMVNWKIGSVLVVDGQEQLVGIFTERDALLRIGANIAAVKERPVSEFMTSAPVVVSIDDPVAHALHKMDLGGCRHLPVLREGRVCGVISVRDVLEYCSQRLLQEQS; translated from the coding sequence ATGAGCGCCTGTCCATCCTGCGGCCACGACAACATTGCCGGCGCGGACGAGTGTTCGCACTGTCAGCAGACTTTGGTCTTTTTGACCAAGCCACATGCCAAGTCGGTGCTGGAGCGAAACCTCCTCAAAGACACCATCGCCGCCCTCGCGCCACACGAACCGGTGCTGGTGCATCGCGACACGACGCTCGACGAAGTGTTGCGGCGGATGGTCAATTGGAAGATTGGCTCGGTGCTGGTGGTCGATGGGCAAGAGCAACTGGTGGGCATCTTCACCGAGCGCGACGCGTTGCTACGGATTGGCGCGAACATCGCCGCGGTCAAGGAGCGGCCGGTGAGCGAGTTCATGACCAGTGCGCCGGTTGTCGTTTCGATCGATGACCCGGTCGCGCACGCGCTGCACAAGATGGATCTGGGCGGCTGCCGGCATTTGCCGGTGCTACGCGAAGGGCGCGTTTGCGGCGTCATCTCGGTGCGCGACGTGTTGGAGTACTGCTCGCAGCGACTGCTGCAAGAGCAGTCGTAG
- a CDS encoding 2-oxoacid:ferredoxin oxidoreductase subunit beta, which yields MSSETALPVLTASDFASDQDVRWCPGCGDYSILAQMKKVLATIGVPREKTVFVSGIGCSSRFPYYMNTYGFHSIHGRAPAIATGVKVSRPELTVWVITGDGDALSIGGNHLMHVIRRNLDINIVLFNNRIYGLTKGQYSPTSPLGQINKSAPMGVIDNPIHPISVAIGCEATFVARSVDVNIKHLGMVLERAAQHRGTSFVEVYQNCNVFNDGAWEWATDRNVKADNVIELEHGKPLIFGKNRDKGIRLHGLDPEVVELGKGVSEDDLLFHDEKAPEPSLAYLLSRMRYPEFPEPIGVFRAVEKPRYDDELNKQVAAARQARGDGSLEKLFHAGETWEIN from the coding sequence ATGAGTTCCGAAACTGCTCTGCCCGTGCTGACCGCAAGCGATTTCGCCAGCGATCAGGATGTTCGTTGGTGCCCTGGCTGCGGGGATTATTCGATCCTGGCGCAGATGAAAAAGGTATTGGCCACAATCGGCGTACCGCGCGAGAAGACGGTGTTCGTGTCGGGCATCGGCTGCTCCAGCCGCTTTCCGTATTACATGAACACCTATGGCTTCCATAGCATTCATGGTCGCGCGCCGGCGATCGCGACGGGCGTGAAAGTGAGCCGGCCCGAACTGACGGTATGGGTAATCACCGGAGACGGCGACGCCCTATCGATTGGCGGCAACCACTTGATGCACGTCATCCGGCGCAATTTGGACATCAACATCGTGCTGTTCAACAACCGCATCTACGGCTTGACCAAAGGCCAGTACAGCCCGACTTCGCCGCTGGGTCAGATCAACAAGAGCGCGCCGATGGGGGTCATCGACAACCCGATCCATCCGATTTCGGTGGCGATTGGCTGCGAGGCGACCTTTGTTGCCCGTAGTGTGGATGTGAACATCAAGCATCTGGGCATGGTGCTGGAGCGCGCCGCGCAACATCGCGGCACGTCGTTCGTCGAGGTGTACCAGAACTGCAACGTCTTTAACGACGGCGCCTGGGAATGGGCCACCGACCGCAATGTGAAGGCCGACAACGTGATCGAGTTGGAACACGGCAAGCCTTTGATCTTTGGCAAGAACCGCGACAAAGGCATCCGGCTGCATGGCCTGGACCCGGAAGTGGTGGAGCTTGGCAAGGGAGTTAGCGAGGATGACCTGCTGTTCCACGACGAGAAAGCGCCGGAACCGAGCTTGGCGTATTTGCTCAGCCGCATGAGGTATCCAGAGTTCCCAGAGCCGATCGGCGTGTTCCGCGCCGTGGAAAAACCGCGTTACGACGACGAGTTGAACAAACAGGTCGCGGCCGCCCGCCAAGCGCGTGGCGATGGCAGTTTGGAAAAGCTGTTTCATGCCGGGGAGACCTGGGAGATTAACTGA
- a CDS encoding 2-oxoacid:acceptor oxidoreductase subunit alpha → MATVSTEASSSKPVVDLVSATVRFCGDSGDGMQLAGSQLSNTSALMGNDIATFPDFPAEIRAPRGTKAGVSGFQIHFASRDIFTPGDQLDALVAMNPAALVTNLSDLQPGGILIANSDAFDGKGLEQAGYKSNPLEDGSLDQYKLFKVDVTKLTRLAVEGLGLSQKEADRCKNFYSMGLVFWLYDRPLDPTLRYIDDKFGKNPAVAEANRRALKAGYNYGETVEAFHSQYRVPKAALAPGQYRNIMGNQATAIGLVAASKRSGKELFFGSYPITPASDVLHELAKYKNFGVRTFQAEDEIAAMASTVGAAFAGAMAVTASSGPGIALKGEAIGLAVMTELPLIVINVQRGGPSTGLPTKTEQADLLQAMFGRNGECPLAVISARSPADCFDAAQEAWRIATRFMTPVMLLTDGYIANGSEPWLIPDVKSLAPIVVQHPAGLNGDGEARHEDGQGKFMPYKRDERLARPWALPGTPGLMHRIGGLEKQDVTGNVNYEPANHQHMVLTRARKIAGIANDIPPQEIEGAPSGDVLVVGWGGTYGALTTAVRRANERGAKVGLCHLRYLNPLPANLGEIIKRYKKVLVPELNMGQLRLLLRAEFLVDAIGLNKVEGKPFSVREVESKIQETLSTLQEKS, encoded by the coding sequence ATGGCTACTGTCAGCACCGAGGCGAGTAGTTCCAAACCTGTCGTCGATTTGGTGTCCGCCACCGTACGGTTTTGCGGAGACTCTGGCGACGGCATGCAACTGGCCGGATCGCAACTTTCCAATACATCGGCGCTGATGGGAAACGACATCGCCACGTTTCCCGATTTTCCCGCCGAGATTCGCGCCCCGCGCGGCACCAAGGCCGGCGTCAGCGGTTTTCAGATTCACTTCGCCAGCCGCGACATTTTTACGCCCGGCGACCAGCTCGACGCGCTGGTGGCGATGAACCCCGCCGCGCTGGTCACCAACCTGAGCGACCTGCAGCCCGGTGGCATCTTAATCGCCAACAGCGACGCGTTCGATGGCAAGGGACTGGAACAGGCGGGTTACAAGAGCAATCCGCTGGAAGACGGCAGCCTCGACCAATACAAGCTGTTCAAGGTGGACGTCACTAAGCTGACTCGTCTGGCCGTCGAAGGTTTGGGACTCAGCCAAAAAGAGGCCGATCGCTGCAAGAACTTCTACTCGATGGGCCTGGTATTTTGGCTTTACGATCGTCCGCTCGATCCGACGCTGCGCTATATCGACGACAAGTTCGGCAAAAACCCGGCCGTCGCCGAGGCCAACCGGCGGGCGCTCAAGGCCGGTTACAACTACGGCGAAACCGTCGAAGCCTTCCATAGCCAATATCGAGTGCCGAAGGCCGCGCTGGCACCAGGCCAATATCGCAACATCATGGGCAACCAGGCCACGGCGATTGGTTTGGTCGCGGCTTCCAAGCGCAGCGGCAAAGAGCTGTTTTTTGGCAGCTATCCGATCACGCCCGCCAGCGACGTATTGCACGAGTTGGCCAAGTACAAGAACTTTGGCGTACGCACATTTCAGGCCGAGGACGAGATCGCCGCAATGGCCTCGACGGTGGGCGCCGCGTTCGCCGGCGCCATGGCGGTGACGGCTTCGAGCGGCCCTGGCATCGCACTCAAAGGGGAGGCCATTGGGCTGGCAGTGATGACCGAATTGCCGTTGATCGTCATCAATGTGCAGCGCGGCGGTCCGAGCACGGGGCTGCCGACGAAGACAGAGCAGGCTGACTTGCTACAGGCCATGTTTGGCCGCAATGGCGAATGTCCCTTGGCCGTGATTTCGGCCCGGAGCCCGGCCGATTGCTTTGACGCGGCGCAAGAAGCATGGCGCATTGCCACGCGCTTCATGACGCCGGTGATGTTGCTCACCGATGGCTACATCGCCAACGGCTCGGAACCGTGGCTGATCCCCGACGTAAAGAGCCTGGCGCCGATCGTCGTGCAGCATCCGGCGGGCTTAAATGGCGACGGCGAAGCGCGCCACGAAGACGGCCAAGGCAAGTTCATGCCGTACAAGCGCGACGAACGCTTGGCGCGCCCTTGGGCGCTACCGGGCACGCCAGGGCTGATGCACCGCATCGGTGGCCTGGAAAAGCAGGATGTGACGGGCAACGTGAATTACGAACCCGCCAATCATCAGCACATGGTGCTGACGCGGGCCCGCAAGATCGCCGGCATCGCCAACGATATTCCGCCGCAAGAGATCGAAGGCGCGCCAAGCGGCGACGTGCTGGTTGTGGGCTGGGGCGGAACCTACGGCGCGCTGACTACCGCCGTTCGCCGCGCCAATGAGCGTGGCGCCAAAGTGGGCCTGTGCCATTTGCGTTATCTGAATCCCTTGCCCGCTAACTTGGGCGAGATCATCAAGCGTTACAAAAAGGTGCTCGTGCCGGAGCTCAACATGGGGCAATTGCGCCTGTTGCTGCGGGCCGAGTTCCTGGTCGACGCGATCGGCCTGAACAAAGTCGAGGGAAAACCGTTCTCCGTGCGTGAAGTCGAATCCAAGATCCAAGAAACGCTCTCAACGTTGCAAGAGAAATCATGA
- a CDS encoding tartrate dehydrogenase encodes MTRRHRIAVYPGDGIGPEVVDQALLVLEAVAADGGFEVETTTFPWGYEFHRRNGKVVPDEFLDLLRPFDAIFLGAVGWPQELPDHVTLAPLVQIRQRFEQYACLRPVKLYPGVKSVLAGKGARDIDFVVVRENSEGEYVDLGNRFQVGRPEEFALQTALHTRKGVERVLRFGFELARQRRAPLTMVTKSNALRYAYVMWDEIWESLRGEFSDVPTDKQHADACAMNFVRWPERFGVVVASNLFGDLLTDLGGIIAGGLGLAASTNINPGREFPSMFEPVHGSAPDIAGLGVANPLAAVLSAALMLDWLQETEAAARVRAAVENVLVEGHVTPDLGGALSTAQVGAALIDSLKK; translated from the coding sequence ATGACGCGTCGGCATCGCATCGCTGTTTATCCCGGCGACGGCATCGGCCCAGAGGTCGTTGATCAGGCGCTCTTGGTGTTGGAAGCGGTCGCCGCCGACGGGGGATTTGAAGTTGAAACCACTACATTTCCGTGGGGATACGAATTCCACCGCAGAAACGGCAAGGTCGTTCCTGACGAATTTCTTGATCTGCTGCGCCCCTTTGACGCCATCTTTCTCGGCGCCGTCGGTTGGCCCCAAGAATTGCCAGACCACGTCACCTTGGCGCCGCTGGTGCAAATTCGGCAGCGCTTCGAACAATACGCCTGCTTGCGCCCGGTAAAGCTCTATCCAGGGGTGAAAAGCGTCCTGGCGGGCAAGGGAGCGCGCGACATCGACTTTGTCGTCGTACGCGAGAATTCCGAAGGAGAATACGTCGACTTAGGCAACCGCTTTCAGGTGGGGCGGCCAGAAGAATTTGCGCTGCAAACCGCGTTGCACACGCGCAAAGGGGTGGAGCGTGTCTTGCGATTTGGCTTTGAACTGGCGCGGCAGCGTCGCGCGCCACTGACCATGGTCACCAAGTCGAATGCGCTGCGCTATGCTTACGTCATGTGGGACGAAATTTGGGAGTCGCTGCGCGGTGAATTTTCAGACGTGCCGACCGACAAGCAGCACGCCGACGCCTGCGCGATGAACTTTGTCCGCTGGCCAGAGCGCTTTGGCGTAGTGGTGGCCTCCAACCTGTTCGGTGATTTGCTGACCGACCTGGGCGGAATCATCGCCGGCGGACTGGGATTGGCCGCCAGCACTAATATCAATCCGGGCCGCGAATTCCCGTCGATGTTCGAACCAGTGCACGGCTCGGCGCCAGATATCGCCGGTCTCGGTGTCGCCAATCCTTTGGCCGCGGTGCTCAGCGCCGCCTTGATGCTCGACTGGTTGCAAGAAACCGAGGCCGCCGCGCGTGTGCGCGCCGCCGTGGAAAATGTGCTGGTTGAAGGCCATGTGACCCCTGATCTAGGCGGCGCGCTATCGACAGCGCAGGTCGGCGCAGCGCTGATCGATTCTCTGAAGAAGTGA
- the hflX gene encoding GTPase HflX — protein sequence MGPTPAAGRAGRTLGRAALSLANGEYTIVLPGALAPECLNQRRGAYRVTELKRTESVAHEAAILVGVLLPDRPKQEEPLEELEGLATTAGARVVGRLVQRREAPDKTAYLGSGKVSELRLAVEAADADVVIFDNDLSPAQTRNLEKAIGVKVLDRTELILDIFAGRAQTHEARLAVELAQLQYALPRLKRMWTHLSRLKMGIGMRGPGEKQLEVDRRLVEKRIHDLSDELDEIQRRKQRQVAGRRDHMTVSLVGYTNAGKSTLMNALTGAGVLAEDKLFATLDTRTRRWQLPGWGPVLLSDTVGFIRDLPHHLVASFRATLEETKQANLLLHVADAASPAVFEQISAVYGVLQELGIEEKDALLVLNKIDLVADHGPIDRLLARYPNAIPVSARSRQGMDALARTVSGALSRHFVEVDIEAGVENGRLVAYLAAHGEIHDKQYHENRVTIHCRLPRKFLDALGGDGVIVRPHREAAAIAPFAGPSAGEAMEDVA from the coding sequence ATGGGCCCTACGCCCGCCGCCGGCCGAGCAGGTCGAACCTTGGGGCGCGCCGCGCTGTCCCTGGCAAATGGGGAATATACAATAGTTCTGCCAGGCGCGCTCGCGCCTGAATGCTTAAACCAACGCAGAGGCGCTTACAGAGTGACCGAATTAAAACGCACGGAAAGCGTGGCGCACGAGGCCGCGATCCTGGTGGGCGTGTTGTTGCCGGATCGGCCGAAGCAGGAGGAACCGCTGGAAGAACTCGAGGGGCTGGCGACCACAGCCGGCGCCCGCGTGGTGGGGCGCTTGGTGCAGCGACGTGAGGCGCCCGACAAAACGGCGTACCTCGGCAGCGGCAAGGTAAGCGAGTTGCGCTTGGCGGTCGAGGCCGCAGACGCCGACGTGGTGATCTTCGACAACGATCTGTCGCCGGCACAGACGCGCAATCTGGAAAAGGCGATCGGCGTCAAGGTGCTGGATCGCACCGAATTGATTCTTGACATCTTCGCCGGCCGCGCCCAAACGCACGAAGCTCGTCTGGCGGTTGAGTTGGCCCAACTGCAATACGCGTTGCCGCGACTGAAACGGATGTGGACCCACTTGTCGCGATTGAAGATGGGCATCGGCATGCGCGGTCCGGGCGAAAAGCAGTTGGAAGTCGACCGCCGACTGGTGGAGAAGCGCATTCATGATCTCAGCGACGAGCTTGACGAGATTCAGCGACGCAAGCAGCGTCAGGTCGCTGGCCGCAGAGACCACATGACGGTCTCCCTGGTGGGCTACACCAATGCCGGCAAGAGCACGCTGATGAACGCGCTGACCGGCGCGGGGGTCTTGGCCGAGGACAAGCTGTTCGCCACGCTCGATACGCGCACGCGCCGCTGGCAGCTTCCGGGGTGGGGGCCGGTGTTGCTCTCCGACACGGTGGGCTTCATACGCGATCTGCCGCATCATCTGGTGGCCAGCTTTCGCGCCACGTTGGAAGAAACCAAGCAGGCGAACTTGTTGCTGCACGTGGCCGACGCGGCGAGTCCGGCGGTATTCGAGCAGATTTCGGCGGTCTACGGCGTGTTGCAGGAACTGGGCATCGAAGAAAAGGACGCCTTGCTGGTGCTCAATAAGATCGATTTGGTCGCCGATCACGGACCGATCGATCGCCTGCTAGCCCGATATCCCAACGCCATTCCGGTCAGCGCGCGTTCGCGGCAGGGAATGGACGCCTTGGCGCGAACCGTGTCGGGCGCCTTGAGCCGCCACTTTGTCGAGGTGGACATTGAGGCGGGAGTCGAAAACGGCCGCCTAGTCGCGTATCTGGCGGCGCATGGGGAGATCCACGACAAGCAGTACCACGAAAATCGCGTGACGATTCATTGTCGACTGCCGCGCAAGTTTCTGGACGCGCTGGGGGGCGATGGTGTCATCGTCAGGCCGCATCGCGAGGCGGCGGCGATCGCTCCCTTTGCCGGTCCGAGCGCGGGGGAGGCGATGGAAGACGTGGCGTAG
- a CDS encoding alpha/beta hydrolase, whose translation MRKWLIVVCLLALADFCGRVASAEEPPQPQRGVVYATRGDEPLEADIYLPAGEGPFPAVLVVHGGAWRSGSRTQMTFVAERLAESGYVAVAISYRLAPRHKFPAQIEDCKSAVRWMRAHAKDYKIDPDQIAGWGYSAGGHLVALLGTTDADDGLEGADAKPGDPSTRLQAVIAGGAPCDFREAPEESTQLAFWLDGARKNNPKAYEQASPRAYVTADDPPIFFYHGDADKLVQMASPEAMAADLKAAGVATRLYVIPKAGHIQAIFDGAAGKEAIAFLDEHLKGKPAESTAAP comes from the coding sequence ATGCGTAAATGGTTGATCGTGGTCTGCCTGTTGGCTTTGGCCGATTTTTGCGGCCGAGTCGCATCTGCTGAGGAACCACCCCAGCCGCAGCGCGGAGTGGTTTATGCGACGCGCGGCGACGAGCCTTTGGAGGCAGACATCTACCTGCCGGCGGGCGAAGGGCCATTTCCGGCGGTGCTAGTGGTGCATGGCGGCGCGTGGCGCAGTGGCAGCCGAACGCAAATGACGTTCGTCGCCGAACGGCTGGCCGAATCGGGTTACGTGGCGGTCGCGATCTCGTATCGCTTGGCGCCGCGACACAAGTTTCCGGCCCAGATTGAGGATTGCAAATCGGCGGTTCGCTGGATGCGCGCTCATGCGAAGGACTATAAGATTGACCCGGACCAAATTGCCGGTTGGGGCTATTCGGCAGGTGGCCATCTGGTGGCCCTCTTGGGTACGACCGACGCCGATGACGGTCTGGAGGGCGCCGACGCCAAGCCGGGCGATCCTTCGACGCGCTTGCAAGCGGTGATTGCGGGAGGAGCGCCGTGCGACTTCCGCGAGGCGCCGGAAGAATCGACGCAATTGGCGTTTTGGCTCGATGGCGCGCGCAAAAACAACCCCAAGGCGTACGAACAGGCCTCGCCGCGGGCGTATGTCACCGCGGACGATCCACCGATTTTCTTTTACCACGGCGACGCCGACAAGCTGGTGCAAATGGCCAGCCCCGAAGCCATGGCGGCCGACCTGAAGGCGGCCGGGGTCGCCACGCGGCTCTATGTCATTCCAAAGGCGGGGCACATTCAAGCCATCTTCGACGGCGCGGCGGGCAAAGAGGCCATCGCGTTTCTTGATGAGCACTTGAAGGGCAAGCCAGCGGAGTCGACCGCCGCGCCATGA